From Pseudobacteroides sp., one genomic window encodes:
- a CDS encoding ATP-binding protein: MTINTSMVISFFSNILEGTAFLLFYTYIVGQKQFIRKNMLKSLLFMIIYIVFCFYVDALTTSGMHTLLYTAFVIIVLGYITRITLFQSLVAAAILIIVLMLTEGITLFLFMAITRKNPHDLLKIVELKFLIHLAARFIQLSLIFFLYRKNIKLFDLGLFKKKKHFISTGLLQIFVFSLLCMIYLWNGMSPEKQHSTYQLLAFILIILTIIFSIIDYKEKEKQIKIGYKLKLQEANVENMEKLVRVLRKNHHDIGNHINTILAMVQMEQPDTLGKIKDYLSKLNDNVKSSFKSYYTGNSYLDGLLSVKNNEAKEKGIKLEVDFDAKLDILAISDQALISIVSNIIDNAFDAMESRVRDQKFISISGYIENDKYILSICNNGPVISEPRLDKIFELGYSTKDDVSGYNGYGLYIVKQYVEENNGEISVTSNEDETEFLMNFRECRSKTFYCHH; encoded by the coding sequence TTGACAATTAACACATCTATGGTTATCTCATTTTTTAGTAATATACTAGAAGGTACTGCGTTTTTACTTTTTTATACATATATTGTAGGCCAGAAGCAGTTTATCCGTAAAAACATGCTGAAATCACTATTATTTATGATAATATATATTGTATTTTGTTTTTATGTAGATGCTTTAACAACATCAGGGATGCACACATTACTTTATACAGCTTTTGTGATTATTGTTCTAGGGTACATAACAAGAATTACATTGTTCCAATCTCTTGTTGCAGCAGCTATTTTAATTATTGTCTTAATGCTAACTGAAGGAATTACACTTTTTTTATTTATGGCTATAACAAGAAAAAATCCTCATGATCTATTAAAAATAGTTGAGCTAAAATTTCTTATACACCTAGCCGCAAGATTCATACAATTGTCTTTAATATTTTTCCTATATAGGAAAAATATTAAACTCTTTGATCTGGGCTTATTCAAAAAGAAGAAACATTTCATATCAACCGGTTTGCTGCAAATATTTGTTTTTAGTCTATTATGCATGATATACTTATGGAATGGAATGTCCCCAGAAAAACAACATTCTACTTACCAATTACTTGCGTTCATTTTAATTATATTAACTATAATATTTAGCATAATTGATTATAAAGAAAAAGAAAAACAAATAAAGATAGGCTATAAATTAAAGCTTCAGGAAGCAAATGTTGAGAATATGGAAAAGTTAGTTAGAGTTCTGAGAAAAAACCACCACGATATCGGAAACCATATAAATACTATACTTGCTATGGTACAAATGGAACAGCCTGATACTTTAGGAAAAATCAAAGATTATTTAAGCAAACTTAATGACAATGTTAAGTCTTCATTTAAGTCATATTATACCGGCAATAGTTATTTGGACGGTCTTCTTTCTGTTAAAAATAACGAAGCTAAAGAAAAAGGAATAAAGCTTGAAGTTGACTTTGATGCAAAATTGGATATTCTGGCCATAAGTGATCAGGCCCTTATAAGCATTGTAAGTAATATAATTGATAATGCCTTTGATGCAATGGAAAGTCGAGTTCGTGATCAAAAGTTCATTTCTATCTCAGGGTATATAGAAAATGATAAATATATTCTATCAATATGCAATAACGGTCCTGTGATCTCTGAACCGAGGTTGGACAAGATATTTGAGCTTGGTTATTCTACAAAGGATGACGTAAGTGGCTATAATGGTTATGGGCTATATATTGTCAAGCAATATGTGGAAGAGAACAATGGTGAAATTTCTGTGACTAGCAACGAGGATGAGACTGAGTTTTTGATGAATTTTCGGGAGTGTCGCTCAAAAACCTTTTATTGCCATCATTAG
- a CDS encoding sensor histidine kinase, translated as MLTLIFSIIDYKERERQIKVGYKLKLQEVNVENMERLVKILRKNHHDIGNHLNTILAITQMRKDDTLDRVEEYVSALTDNVKSSFKSYDTGNSYLSGLLAVKYNEASEKGIRLEVDFDAKLDLLGINDQALISIISNIVDNAFEAIDNQVYAEHRFISVSGYVKNGEYHLSICNNGAVISSQNVDKIFDLGFSTKGNINGYNGYGLYIVKQYVRDNNGQISVTSNDDETEFLMRFPISSKS; from the coding sequence ATGTTAACTTTGATATTTAGCATAATTGATTACAAAGAAAGAGAGAGACAAATAAAAGTAGGTTATAAACTGAAGCTTCAGGAAGTAAATGTCGAGAATATGGAAAGACTAGTAAAGATCCTCAGGAAAAATCATCATGATATTGGAAATCATTTAAATACCATATTAGCTATTACACAAATGCGGAAAGATGATACTTTAGATAGAGTCGAGGAATATGTCAGTGCCCTTACAGATAATGTCAAGTCCTCTTTTAAGTCATATGATACTGGTAATAGCTATTTAAGCGGCCTTCTTGCTGTAAAGTACAATGAAGCATCTGAAAAGGGAATCAGACTTGAAGTAGATTTCGATGCTAAGCTGGACCTTTTAGGCATCAACGATCAGGCACTTATAAGCATTATAAGCAATATAGTTGATAATGCTTTTGAGGCTATAGATAATCAAGTTTATGCTGAGCATAGATTTATTTCGGTATCTGGGTATGTTAAGAATGGTGAATACCATCTCTCAATTTGCAATAATGGTGCAGTGATCTCAAGCCAAAATGTGGATAAAATATTTGATCTTGGATTTTCTACAAAGGGTAATATAAATGGCTATAATGGATATGGTCTATATATCGTCAAGCAATATGTTAGGGATAATAATGGCCAAATTTCGGTGACCAGCAATGATGATGAAACCGAGTTTTTAATGAGGTTTCCTATATCTTCAAAATCTTGA
- a CDS encoding response regulator transcription factor, which yields MINIIIADDQTILSESLKQLIELDNELKVLACAHNGKEAFDLCCKFVPDVILMDVQMPDCSGIEGTKLIKDKFNHVKVLMLTSFQDEEFISQALSFGADGYLLKDVNHDMLKLAIKNVHLGIPVIHKNALAVLTKNLICSNSLNSISAIRFTPRELEIVSLVARGKTNRDIAKEVCLSCGRVANIITAIFEKTGLNDRTELAVFAIKNRII from the coding sequence GTGATAAATATAATAATAGCAGATGATCAAACAATACTTAGTGAAAGCCTCAAACAATTAATAGAATTGGATAATGAATTAAAAGTACTAGCTTGTGCTCATAATGGTAAAGAAGCATTTGATTTATGCTGCAAATTTGTTCCTGATGTCATCCTTATGGATGTCCAAATGCCGGATTGCAGTGGTATAGAAGGAACAAAGCTGATAAAAGATAAATTCAATCATGTAAAAGTATTGATGTTAACCTCTTTTCAGGACGAGGAATTTATATCTCAAGCACTTAGCTTTGGTGCCGACGGTTACCTTCTCAAGGATGTTAATCATGATATGCTCAAGCTTGCAATTAAAAATGTCCATTTAGGCATTCCCGTCATACATAAAAATGCTTTAGCTGTATTGACAAAGAATCTAATCTGTTCAAATTCATTGAATAGTATCAGTGCTATTCGATTTACACCAAGAGAATTGGAAATAGTAAGCTTGGTAGCAAGAGGAAAAACAAATAGGGATATAGCAAAGGAAGTTTGCCTCAGCTGTGGCAGGGTTGCTAATATTATAACTGCTATTTTTGAAAAGACGGGATTAAATGACAGGACCGAGCTAGCTGTCTTTGCAATTAAAAATAGAATCATATAG
- a CDS encoding DUF951 domain-containing protein yields the protein MPIKFNVGDVVEMKKQHPCGNKQWEVMRTGADFRIKCLGCSHQVMLPRPKFEKNVKKVIKSVSEF from the coding sequence ATGCCTATTAAGTTTAATGTTGGTGATGTGGTAGAAATGAAAAAACAGCATCCATGCGGAAACAAGCAGTGGGAAGTAATGCGTACAGGTGCTGACTTCAGAATAAAGTGTCTTGGCTGTTCTCACCAGGTCATGCTTCCACGTCCGAAATTCGAGAAAAATGTCAAAAAGGTAATAAAATCTGTCAGTGAATTTTAA
- a CDS encoding mechanosensitive ion channel family protein, whose protein sequence is MDKVIKFIQSTFGNINSPVIYTIKSLGIILIAIVVVKVGNFIIKKTFEKQKNFKYSKNIKRLDTMSTLTRSIFKYLIYTIAVISILTDVFDIRSVLAAAGIGGLAIGFGAQSLIKDVITGFFIVFENQFEVGDIITIDALNGTVEHIELRVTRIRNANGDLYIIPNGEIKKVINHSKGNKTANIDIPISYDSDLSKAIDIINTICTKVAGEFSVIVEAPKILGITEFGKDNVVLRVTTKTLPNEHYEVERRFRNLVKDEFSKANIEFYRQRQA, encoded by the coding sequence ATGGATAAAGTGATTAAATTTATTCAATCAACCTTTGGTAATATTAATTCTCCAGTAATATATACCATAAAGTCTTTGGGTATAATACTAATTGCCATAGTGGTAGTCAAAGTTGGGAATTTTATTATTAAAAAGACCTTTGAAAAGCAAAAAAACTTTAAGTACAGTAAAAATATAAAACGCCTTGATACCATGTCGACCCTGACAAGAAGTATATTTAAGTACTTAATTTATACAATAGCGGTTATATCAATTTTGACTGATGTTTTCGATATACGTTCGGTTTTGGCTGCTGCAGGTATAGGAGGTTTGGCTATTGGTTTTGGGGCACAAAGCCTCATTAAGGATGTTATAACAGGTTTTTTTATTGTATTTGAAAATCAATTTGAGGTTGGTGACATTATTACTATTGATGCCCTCAATGGTACAGTTGAACATATAGAATTAAGGGTCACCAGAATAAGAAACGCAAACGGAGACCTTTACATTATACCTAACGGTGAAATAAAAAAGGTCATCAACCATTCAAAAGGAAATAAAACAGCTAACATCGATATTCCTATATCCTACGATTCCGATTTGAGTAAGGCTATTGATATTATAAATACAATATGTACAAAGGTTGCCGGTGAGTTTTCCGTAATAGTTGAAGCCCCTAAAATTTTGGGAATTACAGAGTTTGGTAAGGATAATGTAGTGTTAAGAGTAACTACCAAGACTTTGCCCAATGAGCATTATGAGGTTGAAAGAAGGTTCCGGAATCTTGTAAAGGATGAATTCAGCAAGGCAAACATCGAGTTTTACAGGCAAAGGCAAGCATAA
- a CDS encoding cyclic lactone autoinducer peptide, with protein MKAIFLKLLSAALFIIASLVSSTACYWFFYQPKTPKVLTKK; from the coding sequence ATGAAAGCCATTTTTTTAAAGTTGTTATCAGCAGCACTTTTTATCATTGCTTCATTAGTAAGTAGTACCGCGTGTTATTGGTTTTTTTACCAGCCTAAAACGCCAAAAGTGCTTACAAAAAAATAG
- a CDS encoding gamma-glutamyl-gamma-aminobutyrate hydrolase family protein gives MSNKRPLIGVTPWYDYDKQLTFIKKGYCEGVNKAGGLGVLLPMCTQPELMENMVQSCDGFLISGGPDVDPKYFNEMNLPFNQDISPYRDTLEIFITRRAIELNKPLFGICRGIQIMNVAMGGSLYQDIHSQINDRKLIKHSQAAPRWYPTHKINVKKDSILSKLLKATSIEVNSFHHQAIKDTAPGFEISSLSEDGIIESIEYKNHKFALGVQWHPELMWEANSVFLSLFEGLVQSCK, from the coding sequence ATGAGCAATAAACGTCCATTAATAGGTGTTACTCCTTGGTATGACTATGATAAGCAGCTTACTTTCATTAAAAAAGGGTATTGTGAGGGTGTCAATAAAGCCGGTGGCCTAGGGGTTTTGCTTCCAATGTGCACACAGCCGGAACTAATGGAAAATATGGTACAGAGCTGCGACGGATTCCTTATATCCGGCGGCCCCGATGTGGATCCCAAATATTTTAATGAAATGAACCTTCCTTTCAACCAAGATATATCTCCATATAGGGATACCCTTGAAATCTTTATAACTAGAAGGGCTATTGAGCTGAATAAACCTCTTTTCGGTATTTGCAGAGGGATACAAATAATGAACGTTGCAATGGGCGGAAGTCTTTACCAGGATATTCACTCACAAATAAATGACAGAAAGCTTATAAAGCATTCACAAGCTGCCCCCAGATGGTATCCTACCCATAAGATCAATGTTAAGAAAGACTCTATCTTAAGCAAGTTATTAAAAGCAACCTCAATAGAGGTTAACTCATTCCACCATCAAGCAATTAAGGATACGGCACCAGGCTTTGAGATCAGTTCCCTGTCTGAGGACGGTATCATTGAATCAATCGAGTACAAAAACCATAAATTTGCACTGGGAGTACAATGGCATCCTGAGTTGATGTGGGAGGCAAACAGTGTATTTCTATCATTATTCGAGGGTTTGGTACAAAGTTGCAAATAA
- a CDS encoding ANTAR domain-containing response regulator, producing the protein MGSPRILIAMNNEVSSGKLKTIFAENGYLVAGQVSDGQECLRRVRALGPDLVVLDYDLPLTNGYEVAKILLEDKLSDVILIATESQKALVEELCNDIGFSCITKPLGKTNLLNTVDLMFKARRKINTLEKEITDLKEVLNTRKEVEKAKGLLMKHLNLSEAEAFKRIQKQSMDKGISMKEIAKAIVLAYDI; encoded by the coding sequence GTGGGATCACCAAGAATTTTGATTGCCATGAATAATGAAGTTTCATCTGGAAAACTTAAAACAATTTTTGCCGAAAACGGATATTTAGTTGCAGGCCAGGTTTCAGACGGCCAGGAATGTTTAAGACGCGTCCGTGCTCTTGGACCGGATCTTGTGGTTCTTGATTATGATCTACCATTAACTAACGGTTATGAGGTAGCAAAAATATTATTGGAAGATAAGCTTTCTGATGTTATACTTATAGCTACTGAATCTCAAAAAGCTCTAGTAGAGGAACTGTGTAATGATATAGGTTTTTCCTGTATTACCAAGCCTCTAGGAAAAACAAACCTTCTAAATACAGTAGATCTGATGTTCAAAGCAAGAAGGAAGATTAATACCCTTGAGAAGGAAATCACTGACCTCAAGGAAGTTTTAAATACAAGAAAAGAAGTTGAAAAAGCCAAAGGCCTTTTGATGAAGCACCTTAACCTCTCTGAAGCAGAAGCCTTTAAACGCATACAAAAACAGAGCATGGATAAGGGTATCTCAATGAAAGAAATTGCAAAAGCCATAGTACTTGCATATGATATTTAG
- the glnA gene encoding type I glutamate--ammonia ligase — protein MPNFSKEDILRITKEQDVKFIRLQFTDIFGILKNVAITVEQLEKALDNKCMFDGSSIEGFVRIEESDMYLRPDINTFAIFPWRPQAGKVARLICDVYNPDGTPFEGDPRYILKRAIKKATDMGYDELNVGPECEFFLFLTDNEGNPTTETHDNAGYFDLGPVDLGENARRDMCLVLEEMGFEIEASHHEVAPGQHEIDFKYGEALATADNIMTFKLVVKMVAQRNGLHATFIPKPIFGINGSGMHTNLSLFKNGKNAFFDEKDPLHLSKDAYYFIGGIMKHMRSIVAITNPIVNSYKRLVPGYEAPVYIAWSARNRSPLIRIPAARGSSTRVELRCPDPSCNPYLALSAILSAGLDGIKNKINPPSSIDKNIFEMTEEQRKAEGIDSLPGSLKEAIDELSKSELAKEVLGDHVFSKFIEAKNEEWQNYSTKITQWEIDQYLTKY, from the coding sequence ATGCCCAATTTTTCAAAGGAAGATATTTTAAGGATAACCAAAGAACAGGATGTTAAATTTATCAGACTCCAGTTCACCGATATATTCGGTATATTAAAAAATGTTGCTATAACAGTTGAACAACTAGAAAAGGCTCTTGACAATAAGTGCATGTTTGACGGCTCCTCCATTGAAGGCTTTGTTCGTATTGAGGAATCGGATATGTACCTAAGGCCGGATATCAATACCTTTGCTATCTTTCCATGGAGACCTCAGGCAGGAAAGGTTGCCCGTTTAATCTGTGATGTTTATAACCCTGATGGAACCCCCTTTGAAGGAGATCCAAGGTATATACTTAAAAGGGCAATTAAAAAAGCGACTGATATGGGATACGATGAGCTTAATGTAGGCCCTGAGTGTGAGTTCTTCCTATTTCTCACAGATAACGAAGGAAACCCAACTACCGAAACCCATGACAATGCTGGTTACTTTGATCTAGGGCCGGTTGATCTTGGAGAAAATGCTCGCAGAGACATGTGTCTGGTACTTGAGGAGATGGGCTTTGAAATTGAAGCTTCTCATCACGAAGTCGCTCCCGGACAGCATGAGATAGACTTTAAATATGGCGAGGCTCTTGCGACTGCTGACAATATAATGACCTTTAAGCTGGTGGTTAAGATGGTTGCACAAAGAAACGGCCTCCATGCAACATTCATACCAAAGCCTATTTTCGGTATTAACGGCTCTGGTATGCATACTAATTTGTCCCTATTTAAGAACGGAAAAAATGCATTCTTCGACGAAAAGGATCCGCTGCACCTCAGCAAGGACGCCTATTACTTTATCGGCGGAATCATGAAGCACATGAGATCAATAGTAGCAATAACCAATCCTATTGTTAATTCATATAAAAGACTTGTCCCCGGTTATGAAGCACCGGTATATATTGCATGGTCAGCCAGAAACAGGAGTCCTCTCATCAGGATACCTGCTGCAAGAGGTTCATCAACAAGGGTAGAATTGAGATGTCCCGATCCATCATGTAATCCGTATCTTGCTTTATCTGCTATTCTTTCTGCAGGACTTGACGGAATCAAAAACAAGATAAATCCTCCTTCATCCATTGATAAAAACATTTTTGAAATGACGGAAGAACAGCGTAAAGCAGAAGGAATCGACTCCCTTCCAGGCAGCTTGAAGGAAGCAATTGATGAGCTTAGCAAGAGTGAGCTTGCAAAGGAAGTATTAGGAGACCACGTATTCAGTAAGTTTATAGAAGCCAAAAATGAAGAATGGCAAAATTACAGTACAAAAATAACTCAGTGGGAAATTGATCAATACCTTACAAAGTATTGA
- a CDS encoding STAS domain-containing protein, whose amino-acid sequence MKVEVKELNNVKVVKLIGQVRISTQNEFKDLLDNLVKESAGQIVIVNMEGIIYMNSIGLGIIIDTYKKFKEMSGRMVLCNLLPEIMNLFEVTRLNRFIEIYGNESEALKKVTA is encoded by the coding sequence ATGAAAGTTGAAGTCAAGGAACTAAACAACGTTAAAGTTGTTAAACTAATAGGACAGGTGAGAATATCTACTCAGAATGAATTCAAAGATCTCCTTGATAATCTTGTAAAGGAAAGTGCCGGTCAAATTGTAATAGTTAATATGGAAGGTATTATTTATATGAATAGTATCGGCTTGGGCATAATAATAGATACCTATAAGAAATTTAAGGAAATGAGCGGCCGAATGGTACTTTGCAATCTTTTACCAGAGATTATGAATTTATTTGAGGTTACACGGCTTAATAGATTTATAGAGATCTATGGAAATGAAAGTGAAGCACTTAAGAAAGTAACTGCATAA
- the rd gene encoding rubredoxin: protein MDKYICVVCSYIYDPEVGDPDSGIAPGTSFEDIPEDWVCPLCGVGKDSFEKYSE, encoded by the coding sequence ATGGATAAGTACATTTGTGTTGTATGTAGTTATATTTATGATCCTGAAGTAGGTGACCCGGATAGCGGTATTGCACCTGGAACTTCATTTGAAGATATCCCGGAAGATTGGGTTTGCCCATTATGCGGTGTTGGTAAGGATTCTTTTGAAAAATATTCAGAATAA
- the rho gene encoding transcription termination factor Rho, whose amino-acid sequence MEGINLESKTLEDLRYIAKMIGLKNVMKYKKNELIEKILESDNSQVAQGDDTRENLQSALSAHVTNNKTEKSESQASDGEAKQNEVEPVLKKSRRGRPAKAAAEKEKEKEAEAKEAEKADEVRAILDIANNDANKESNKSAGKSKEKRSSRLKSSKLSDDKTPENIKTQDSEKAEVKEEPKVNDEKAQQETLQETVVPKSEAKTEEALKDEKIKPQDAEANDVQIEAATKPNLNDKSSSSVTANRFSSGGGKVSNEVKRDEPARIRKFDQPKEFKPGQRMENRSEVRTENASDQKTEQRPEARAEQKPEQRTEVKPEQKLENKTEQKTEQRAENNQQTPLEKIESDDPVEGVLEVLPDGYGFLRSDNYLSGAKDVYVSPSQIRRFSLKTGDKIKGKGRIPKEGEKFQALLYVQSVNGDSPEVASKRTPFEYLTPIYPDKRITLETSPRELSTRLIDLIAPIGKGQRGMVVSPPKAGKTMLLKKIANSITTNYPEIDLIVLLIDERPEEVTDMQRSIRGEVIYSTFDEVPEHHIKVAEMVLERAQRLVEQKRDVVILLDSITRLARAYNLTIPPTGRTLSGGLDPGALHKPKRFFGAARNIEFGGSLTIMATALIETGSRMDDVIFEEFKGTGNMELHLDRRLSEKRIFPAIDINKSSTRREELLLSQKELESIWAIRKAMSNMGTAEVTEMIVNKLMQTRSNEEFVKNVNVSFVEK is encoded by the coding sequence ATGGAGGGAATAAATCTCGAAAGTAAAACCCTTGAGGATTTGCGCTATATTGCAAAGATGATAGGACTTAAAAATGTAATGAAGTATAAAAAAAATGAATTGATAGAGAAAATTTTAGAGTCTGATAACAGTCAAGTTGCTCAAGGTGATGATACAAGGGAAAACTTACAATCTGCTCTTTCTGCACATGTAACCAATAACAAAACTGAAAAGAGTGAAAGCCAAGCTTCAGATGGCGAAGCTAAACAAAATGAAGTTGAGCCTGTTCTTAAGAAATCCAGACGTGGAAGACCTGCAAAAGCAGCAGCGGAAAAGGAAAAAGAAAAGGAAGCAGAGGCAAAGGAAGCAGAAAAGGCGGATGAGGTTAGAGCAATACTTGATATAGCAAATAATGACGCAAATAAAGAAAGCAATAAGTCAGCAGGCAAATCCAAAGAAAAACGCAGTTCCAGATTGAAATCAAGTAAATTATCTGATGACAAAACGCCCGAAAATATAAAAACTCAGGATAGTGAAAAGGCCGAAGTTAAGGAAGAGCCAAAAGTAAATGATGAGAAGGCTCAGCAAGAAACATTGCAGGAAACTGTTGTGCCCAAAAGTGAGGCAAAGACAGAGGAAGCATTAAAGGATGAAAAAATAAAGCCTCAAGATGCAGAAGCAAATGATGTCCAAATTGAGGCTGCTACAAAACCCAATTTAAATGATAAAAGTAGCAGCAGTGTTACAGCTAATAGGTTTTCTTCCGGTGGTGGCAAAGTATCAAATGAAGTCAAAAGGGATGAACCTGCAAGAATAAGAAAGTTCGATCAGCCAAAAGAATTTAAGCCCGGGCAAAGGATGGAAAATAGATCTGAAGTCAGGACTGAAAATGCTTCTGATCAGAAAACAGAGCAAAGGCCTGAAGCCAGAGCAGAACAAAAGCCTGAACAGAGGACTGAAGTAAAGCCGGAGCAGAAGTTAGAAAACAAAACAGAACAAAAGACTGAGCAAAGAGCTGAGAATAATCAGCAGACGCCGTTAGAGAAGATAGAAAGTGATGATCCCGTTGAGGGGGTTTTAGAAGTATTACCTGACGGATATGGGTTCTTAAGAAGTGACAACTACTTATCTGGGGCGAAGGATGTTTATGTTTCTCCTTCACAGATCAGAAGATTCAGTCTTAAAACCGGTGATAAGATAAAGGGTAAGGGCAGAATACCGAAGGAAGGCGAGAAATTCCAGGCACTCTTGTATGTTCAGTCTGTCAACGGTGATTCTCCTGAAGTTGCTTCAAAAAGAACTCCATTTGAATATCTTACGCCAATATATCCAGATAAGAGAATTACACTTGAAACTTCACCAAGAGAGCTTTCCACAAGATTGATTGACTTGATTGCTCCAATTGGTAAGGGACAGCGCGGAATGGTTGTTTCTCCGCCTAAAGCCGGTAAAACAATGCTTCTCAAAAAAATTGCCAACAGCATTACAACAAACTATCCCGAAATAGATTTAATTGTCCTCCTTATTGACGAAAGACCTGAGGAAGTAACCGATATGCAGCGTTCAATAAGGGGCGAAGTAATATATTCTACCTTTGATGAAGTTCCGGAGCATCATATTAAAGTTGCTGAAATGGTTTTGGAAAGAGCACAGAGACTTGTGGAGCAAAAGAGAGATGTGGTAATACTTCTTGACAGTATAACAAGGCTTGCAAGGGCATATAACCTTACAATACCTCCAACAGGAAGGACATTATCGGGAGGTCTTGATCCGGGAGCACTCCATAAGCCCAAAAGATTTTTTGGTGCTGCAAGAAATATTGAGTTTGGAGGCAGTTTGACAATAATGGCAACTGCTCTCATAGAAACCGGAAGCAGAATGGATGACGTCATATTCGAAGAATTTAAGGGAACAGGTAATATGGAGCTTCATCTAGATAGAAGGCTCTCTGAAAAAAGAATTTTCCCTGCTATAGATATAAACAAGTCCAGTACAAGAAGGGAAGAGTTGCTTCTTAGCCAGAAGGAGCTTGAAAGCATATGGGCTATAAGAAAGGCAATGAGCAATATGGGAACGGCTGAAGTTACCGAAATGATCGTAAACAAGCTGATGCAGACAAGAAGCAATGAAGAATTTGTTAAGAACGTTAACGTGTCATTTGTAGAAAAATAA